Proteins from a single region of Terriglobia bacterium:
- a CDS encoding 4-deoxy-4-formamido-L-arabinose-phosphoundecaprenol deformylase, which produces MRPADRVTEVAIKVDVDTHVGAREGIPRLASIFRAAGIPASFFVSMGPDRSGRAILRVLTRKGFLRKMLRTRAASTYGLRTILSGTLLPSRPVGSAFPHLLRSLDEEGHEVGPHGWDHVRWHDRLARMDDREAREEFERGLLGVAAALGRRPEGSAAPGWQCTAASLRIQDDLGLEYHSDTRGTCPYLPCAREESFRAPEIPTTLPTLDEVLGTVEAHREGLVPFFDRRLVEGRLNVLTVHAETEGMAHTAFLEGLLRRWRGRGVAFVRLRDVARRAAEPGASPLPRAVVVWGDLPGRAGRVACQGPAR; this is translated from the coding sequence GTGAGGCCCGCCGACCGCGTCACCGAGGTGGCGATCAAGGTCGACGTCGATACCCACGTCGGCGCGCGGGAGGGGATCCCTCGCCTCGCGTCGATCTTCCGCGCGGCCGGCATTCCCGCATCGTTCTTCGTCAGCATGGGGCCGGATCGCTCGGGGAGGGCGATCCTCCGCGTGCTCACCCGGAAGGGCTTCCTGAGAAAGATGCTCAGAACGAGGGCCGCGAGCACGTACGGCCTCCGGACGATCCTCTCCGGGACGCTCTTGCCGTCGCGACCCGTGGGCTCGGCGTTTCCCCACCTCCTTCGCTCGCTGGACGAGGAGGGGCACGAGGTCGGCCCTCACGGCTGGGATCACGTGCGCTGGCACGACCGGCTGGCGCGCATGGACGACCGGGAGGCGCGGGAGGAGTTCGAGAGGGGGCTGCTCGGTGTCGCGGCGGCGCTCGGCCGCCGCCCCGAGGGCTCGGCCGCGCCCGGCTGGCAGTGCACGGCGGCGAGCCTCAGGATCCAGGACGACCTCGGGCTCGAGTACCACAGCGACACGCGCGGGACCTGTCCCTACCTCCCCTGCGCGCGGGAGGAGAGCTTCCGAGCGCCGGAGATCCCGACCACCCTCCCGACCCTCGACGAGGTGCTGGGGACCGTGGAGGCCCATCGCGAAGGGCTCGTCCCGTTCTTCGACCGGCGGCTGGTCGAGGGACGCCTCAACGTGCTCACGGTGCACGCCGAGACCGAGGGGATGGCCCACACGGCATTCCTCGAGGGGCTGCTCCGGCGCTGGCGTGGGCGCGGCGTGGCGTTCGTCAGGCTCCGCGACGTGGCGCGGCGCGCGGCCGAGCCGGGAGCCTCGCCGCTCCCCCGCGCCGTCGTGGTCTGGGGCGACCTGCCTGGGCGAGCGGGCCGCGTCGCCTGCCAGGGGCCGGCGAGATGA
- a CDS encoding formyltransferase, whose protein sequence is MRAVVLAYHDVGCAGLEELLAQGDEVLGVFTHEDDPGENVEFGSVAGLASARGLPVFTPQDVNRPEWVEAIRALQPTILFSFYYRRMIAEEILRIPPLGALNLHGSLLPRYRGRAPVNWVLVNGEVETGVTLHYMTAKPDAGDIVAQRRVAIEFEDTAPVLLRKIVVAARETLRDTLPLLRLGRAARVPQDLSCGTYCRGRRPEDGRIDWSRSAVAVHNLVRAVTRPYPGAFTFLGGRKLYVWAGRSLPSAGPRVEPGRVIGVERERGAALVGTGDGTYRVDVCQLEGERDRHGAFLPVGTLLGAPSP, encoded by the coding sequence CTGCGCGCCGTCGTCCTGGCCTACCACGACGTCGGCTGCGCGGGGCTCGAGGAACTTCTCGCGCAGGGAGACGAGGTCCTCGGGGTCTTCACCCACGAGGACGATCCCGGCGAGAACGTCGAGTTCGGCTCGGTGGCGGGCCTCGCGAGCGCCCGCGGCCTCCCGGTGTTCACGCCGCAGGACGTCAACCGGCCGGAGTGGGTCGAGGCCATCCGCGCCCTTCAGCCGACGATCCTGTTCTCGTTCTACTACCGCCGGATGATCGCCGAGGAGATCCTGAGGATCCCCCCGCTGGGCGCGCTGAACCTGCACGGCAGCCTCCTCCCCAGGTATCGCGGGCGCGCCCCGGTGAATTGGGTGCTGGTGAACGGGGAGGTCGAGACCGGCGTCACGCTGCACTACATGACGGCGAAGCCCGACGCCGGGGACATCGTCGCCCAGCGGCGGGTCGCGATCGAGTTCGAGGACACGGCGCCGGTCCTGCTCCGCAAGATCGTCGTCGCGGCGCGCGAGACGCTGCGGGACACGCTCCCGCTGCTCCGCCTCGGGCGGGCGGCTCGCGTTCCGCAGGACCTCTCCTGCGGGACCTACTGCCGTGGACGGCGGCCCGAGGACGGCCGGATCGACTGGAGCCGCTCCGCGGTCGCGGTCCACAACCTGGTCCGGGCGGTGACGCGCCCGTACCCCGGCGCCTTCACGTTCCTCGGCGGGAGGAAGCTCTACGTCTGGGCGGGGCGCTCTCTGCCTTCCGCGGGGCCACGGGTCGAGCCCGGACGGGTGATCGGCGTCGAGCGCGAGCGCGGCGCCGCCCTCGTCGGCACCGGCGACGGCACCTACCGGGTCGATGTCTGCCAGCTCGAGGGGGAGCGGGACCGGCACGGCGCGTTCCTCCCGGTGGGGACGCTGCTGGGAGCGCCGTCGCCGTGA
- a CDS encoding glycosyltransferase: MGETPVRRGERPAASGPAPYLSAVVPVFEEEANVAELDRRLGAALEATGRTWEVVYVDDGSHDRSLELLRGLAAASDHVTVVQLAHNFGQHAAILAGFEEARGQIVITLDADLQNPPEEIGKLVAAIEEGHDVAGGVRVDRHDSFARRLPSRIVNRIISDSTGMELKDYGCMLRAYRREIVDYICRYGENATFVPALANLFAHSVKEVPVGHAARTGGKSKYDLRRLFHLAFDLITGFSLYPIRMVTLLGGVIAALGMGFGGFLLVRRLVVGPEAEGLFTLFAVLFVFVGLQILALGLIGQYIGRIYFEVRRRPRFVVRRIYRHEG, translated from the coding sequence ATGGGCGAGACCCCCGTGCGGCGTGGTGAGCGCCCGGCGGCGTCCGGTCCGGCGCCCTACCTGTCCGCCGTGGTGCCGGTGTTCGAAGAGGAGGCGAACGTCGCCGAGCTGGACCGGCGGCTGGGAGCGGCGCTCGAGGCGACGGGACGGACGTGGGAGGTCGTGTACGTGGACGACGGGAGCCACGACCGCTCCCTCGAGCTGCTGCGCGGGCTCGCGGCCGCGAGCGACCACGTGACCGTGGTGCAGCTGGCGCACAACTTCGGGCAGCACGCGGCGATCCTCGCGGGATTCGAGGAGGCGCGCGGCCAGATCGTGATCACGCTCGACGCGGACCTCCAGAACCCGCCGGAGGAGATCGGCAAGCTCGTGGCGGCGATCGAGGAGGGGCACGACGTCGCCGGCGGCGTTCGCGTCGACCGGCACGACTCGTTCGCCCGCAGGCTCCCGTCACGGATCGTCAACCGGATCATCAGCGACTCCACCGGGATGGAGCTGAAGGACTACGGCTGCATGCTCCGGGCGTACCGCCGGGAGATCGTCGACTACATCTGCCGCTACGGGGAGAACGCGACGTTCGTGCCCGCCCTGGCCAACCTGTTCGCGCACTCCGTGAAGGAGGTGCCGGTCGGGCACGCCGCCAGGACCGGAGGGAAGTCGAAATACGACCTGAGGCGCCTGTTCCACCTCGCGTTCGACCTGATCACGGGGTTCTCCCTGTATCCGATCCGGATGGTGACCCTTCTCGGAGGAGTGATCGCCGCACTCGGAATGGGATTCGGCGGGTTCCTGCTGGTCCGCAGGCTCGTGGTGGGACCCGAGGCCGAAGGGCTGTTCACGCTGTTCGCCGTCCTGTTCGTGTTCGTCGGACTGCAGATCCTGGCGCTCGGCCTGATCGGCCAGTACATCGGGCGGATCTACTTCGAGGTGCGCCGCCGGCCGCGGTTCGTCGTCCGCCGCATCTATCGCCATGAAGGCTGA